A stretch of the Papaver somniferum cultivar HN1 chromosome 6, ASM357369v1, whole genome shotgun sequence genome encodes the following:
- the LOC113287694 gene encoding MLO-like protein 11 isoform X2 encodes MDEDNEEMRSLYFTPTWSVATVLTVFIAVSLLLERAIHHLSSWLQKTNRKPLYEALEKMKEELMLLGFMSLLLTATSRLISSICIHTKYYEGTFSPCSRAEIEKADGDSHEGRKLFMGSVLHHSLRRGLSESKGNTCEKNYEPFVSYEGLEQLHRFIFIMAVTHILYSCLTMLLAIVKIHSWRTWEDEAHQLDTDAFPETATESTMRRQSNLVKFHSSNPWSRNGLLVWLVCFFRLFGQSVRRTDYLTLRSGFIVNHNLASRYDFHSYMVRSMEEEFQRIVGVSVPLWGFVVAFMLFDVDGADLYFWLAIIPIALVLVLGTKLQQIIATLVWENAGVTGFFSDTRLRPRDELFWFKKPRFILSLIHFVLFQNAFELATFLWFWWQFGYHSCFTENQGFVYTRLVLGFVGQIFCSYSTLPLYALVTQMGTNYKAALIPDKIRETIHGWNKETKKRRRRGILHDDSTVHTDTSTVISIDDVDGSSRVGTPLLRTSTSICSPSYSEMPNEEISRSPSMPHQRRGSM; translated from the exons ATGGACGAAGACAACGAGGAAATGCGATCCTTGTATTTTACACCAACTTGGTCTGTTGCCACCGTATTGACGGTTTTTATAGCTGTTTCATTGCTTTTGGAGCGGGCAATTCACCATTTAAGTTCT TGGCTGCAGAAAACCAACCGGAAACCTTTATACGAGGCTTTAGAGAAAATGAAAGAAG AGTTGATGTTGCTCGGATTTATGTCACTCCTCCTTACAGCGACCTCGAGATTGATTTCAAGTATTTGCATTCATACTAAGTACTACGAGGGCACCTTCTCTCCATGCAGCAGAGctgaaattgaaaaagcggatgGAGATTCTCATGAAGGCCGTAAGCTATTTATGGGTTCTGTTCTTCACCACTCCCTTCGGAGAGGGTTGAGTGAGTCGAAAGGAAATACCTGTGAAAAG AACTATGAGCCCTTTGTTTCATACGAAGGTTTGGAGCAGCTGCACCGCTTTATCTTTATCATGGCAGTAACGCATATATTATATAGTTGCTTAACAATGTTGCTAGCAATTGTAAAG ATACATAGCTGGAGGACATGGGAGGATGAGGCCCATCAGTTAGACACTGATGCATTTCCTG AAACTGCTACAGAATCAACAATGAGAAGGCAATCAAATCTTGTGAAATTTCATTCGTCAAACCCTTGGAGTAGAAATGGACTTCTTGTTTGGTTG GTTTGTTTTTTCCGACTATTTGGCCAATCCGTTCGTCGGACTGATTACCTTACTCTTCGTTCAGGATTCATCGTG AATCACAATCTTGCATCGAGATATGACTTTCACAGCTATATGGTTCGTTCTATGGAAGAAGAATTCCAAAGGATAGTTGGTGTAAG TGTACCGCTATGGGGATTTGTTGTTGCTTTCATGCTTTTTGATGTCGATG GGGCTGATCTTTATTTCTGGTTAGCCATCATACCCATAGCT CTTGTTCTGGTGTTGGGTACAAAGCTTCAACAGATTATTGCAACCTTGGTATGGGAAAATGCTGGTGTAACTGGATTCTTCTCAGACACACGGTTGAGGCCTCGGGATGAACTTTTTTGGTTTAAGAAACCAAGGTTTATCTTGTCCTTGATCCATTTTGTTCTATTCCAG AATGCGTTTGAGCTGGCTACATTTTTGTGGTTCTGG TGGCAATTTGGATATCACTCCTGCTTCACTGAAAATCAAGGGTTTGTATACACACGCCTCGTTTTGGG GTTTGTTGGACAGATCTTTTGTAGCTACAGCACTTTGCCACTATATGCACTAGTTACTCAG atgggAACAAATTACAAGGCAGCATTGATTCCGGATAAAATAAGAGAgacaatacatggatggaacaaGGAAACAAAGAAGAGAAGGCGGCGTGGTATCCTCCACGATGACAGTACTGTGCACACAGATACTAGCACAGTAATTTCCATTGACGATGTTGATG GTTCGAGCAGAGTTGGTACACCTCTTCTTAGAACCTCAACATCTATTTGTTCTCCATCTTACTCTGAGATGCCAAATGAAGAAATTTCAAGGTCCCCGTCAATGCCACATCAAAGAAGAGGATCAATGTAA
- the LOC113287694 gene encoding MLO-like protein 14 isoform X1 produces the protein MDEDNEEMRSLYFTPTWSVATVLTVFIAVSLLLERAIHHLSSWLQKTNRKPLYEALEKMKEELMLLGFMSLLLTATSRLISSICIHTKYYEGTFSPCSRAEIEKADGDSHEGRKLFMGSVLHHSLRRGLSESKGNTCEKNYEPFVSYEGLEQLHRFIFIMAVTHILYSCLTMLLAIVKIHSWRTWEDEAHQLDTDAFPETATESTMRRQSNLVKFHSSNPWSRNGLLVWLVCFFRLFGQSVRRTDYLTLRSGFIVNHNLASRYDFHSYMVRSMEEEFQRIVGVSVPLWGFVVAFMLFDVDGADLYFWLAIIPIALVLVLGTKLQQIIATLVWENAGVTGFFSDTRLRPRDELFWFKKPRFILSLIHFVLFQNAFELATFLWFWWQFGYHSCFTENQGFVYTRLVLGFVGQIFCSYSTLPLYALVTQMGTNYKAALIPDKIRETIHGWNKETKKRRRRGILHDDSTVHTDTSTVISIDDVDGEFQSPSPGRHHTIELKPISTTVRIKHSAFVDEGSSRVGTPLLRTSTSICSPSYSEMPNEEISRSPSMPHQRRGSM, from the exons ATGGACGAAGACAACGAGGAAATGCGATCCTTGTATTTTACACCAACTTGGTCTGTTGCCACCGTATTGACGGTTTTTATAGCTGTTTCATTGCTTTTGGAGCGGGCAATTCACCATTTAAGTTCT TGGCTGCAGAAAACCAACCGGAAACCTTTATACGAGGCTTTAGAGAAAATGAAAGAAG AGTTGATGTTGCTCGGATTTATGTCACTCCTCCTTACAGCGACCTCGAGATTGATTTCAAGTATTTGCATTCATACTAAGTACTACGAGGGCACCTTCTCTCCATGCAGCAGAGctgaaattgaaaaagcggatgGAGATTCTCATGAAGGCCGTAAGCTATTTATGGGTTCTGTTCTTCACCACTCCCTTCGGAGAGGGTTGAGTGAGTCGAAAGGAAATACCTGTGAAAAG AACTATGAGCCCTTTGTTTCATACGAAGGTTTGGAGCAGCTGCACCGCTTTATCTTTATCATGGCAGTAACGCATATATTATATAGTTGCTTAACAATGTTGCTAGCAATTGTAAAG ATACATAGCTGGAGGACATGGGAGGATGAGGCCCATCAGTTAGACACTGATGCATTTCCTG AAACTGCTACAGAATCAACAATGAGAAGGCAATCAAATCTTGTGAAATTTCATTCGTCAAACCCTTGGAGTAGAAATGGACTTCTTGTTTGGTTG GTTTGTTTTTTCCGACTATTTGGCCAATCCGTTCGTCGGACTGATTACCTTACTCTTCGTTCAGGATTCATCGTG AATCACAATCTTGCATCGAGATATGACTTTCACAGCTATATGGTTCGTTCTATGGAAGAAGAATTCCAAAGGATAGTTGGTGTAAG TGTACCGCTATGGGGATTTGTTGTTGCTTTCATGCTTTTTGATGTCGATG GGGCTGATCTTTATTTCTGGTTAGCCATCATACCCATAGCT CTTGTTCTGGTGTTGGGTACAAAGCTTCAACAGATTATTGCAACCTTGGTATGGGAAAATGCTGGTGTAACTGGATTCTTCTCAGACACACGGTTGAGGCCTCGGGATGAACTTTTTTGGTTTAAGAAACCAAGGTTTATCTTGTCCTTGATCCATTTTGTTCTATTCCAG AATGCGTTTGAGCTGGCTACATTTTTGTGGTTCTGG TGGCAATTTGGATATCACTCCTGCTTCACTGAAAATCAAGGGTTTGTATACACACGCCTCGTTTTGGG GTTTGTTGGACAGATCTTTTGTAGCTACAGCACTTTGCCACTATATGCACTAGTTACTCAG atgggAACAAATTACAAGGCAGCATTGATTCCGGATAAAATAAGAGAgacaatacatggatggaacaaGGAAACAAAGAAGAGAAGGCGGCGTGGTATCCTCCACGATGACAGTACTGTGCACACAGATACTAGCACAGTAATTTCCATTGACGATGTTGATGGTGAGTTTCAGAGTCCTTCCCCTGGAAGACATCACACTATCGAGTTAAAACCTATCTCTACTACTGTTAGAATCAAGCATTCTGCATTTGTTGATGAAGGTTCGAGCAGAGTTGGTACACCTCTTCTTAGAACCTCAACATCTATTTGTTCTCCATCTTACTCTGAGATGCCAAATGAAGAAATTTCAAGGTCCCCGTCAATGCCACATCAAAGAAGAGGATCAATGTAA
- the LOC113290836 gene encoding uncharacterized protein LOC113290836, producing MVEQRLFARVIPIVFQAVKDKDASISDMLGATCWNSAFKKTLDASEQLEWDLLKRDLSFLPTLVDAEDEMTIMENFNTQRCYEILAGDYEACNFEQNLWKSNVPHKVSFILWATFHNSLPTRDMLIHRDMDIENDLCPLCNTEKESAEHMFMHCAYFFEIWDYFIITFKISWPLPATSLQLFDAWKTSVMNGRAREIWKIIHYAICWMLWKEIN from the coding sequence ATGGTTGAACAGAGGTTGTTTGCTAGAGTTATTCCAATAGTGTTTCAAGCTGTTAAAGACAAGGATGCTTCTATTTCTGACATGCTTGGTGCAACTTGTTGGAATTCTGCTTTTAAGAAAACTTTGGATGCGAGTGAACAACTCGAGTGGGATTTGCTCAAACGAGATCTCTCTTTTCTACCAACTCTAGTGGATGCAGAAGATGAGATGACCATCATGGAGAATTTCAACACACAAAGATGCTACGAGATCTTAGCTGGTGATTATGAGGCGTGCAATTTTGAGCAAAATCTTTGGAAGAGCAATGTTCCACACAAGGTTAGCTTTATCTTATGGGCAACCTTTCATAACTCTCTTCCCACTAGAGATATGTTGATTCACAGAGATATGGATATCGAGAATGACCTGTGTCCTCTATGTAACACTGAAAAGGAATCAGCTGAGCATATGTTCATGCATTGTGCCTATTTTTTCGAGATTTGGGACTACTTTATCATAACCTTCAAGATTTCTTGGCCATTGCCAGCCACGTCACTGCAACTTTTTGATGCTTGGAAAACAAGCGTTATGAATGGTAGAGCTAGAGAGATTTGGAAAATAATTCACTATGCGATCTGCTGGATGTTGTGGAAGGAGATAAACTAG